A single window of Jiangella alkaliphila DNA harbors:
- a CDS encoding ABC transporter permease, with product MTGLVAAFAEAWEEVRIHKVRVIVSLIGVLIAVAAMTVITALGDMARQANAEHSERTSGRPATLQVSAWPLDGSMPPEGALTEAFGEIVERHSIEYSSILSTSELRFRFADGTEPVWATFVDRSYGEMHRIEPLEGRWFTDADERRFAPAAVVNQTLHERLGAPDLRTNPTVVIGGERPVRATVVGVTPDAYSDEMQSAYLLNTHQAQWGFQGQYPAAPSLEVWVPPDSADQLTEVVTSDLRSMLGDELQVDVYRVDPSDFDLIDSQLQWVIRGVSVIALGMGALGLLNIALVTVRYRVREIGVRRSFGATSGRVFFSVMMESVFATLVAGLAGVILAIAIVRNVPIEELIGGGNITDVPAFPVRAAVEGLVAATVVGALAGILPATVAVRVKVIDAIRF from the coding sequence GTGACGGGACTGGTCGCGGCGTTCGCCGAGGCGTGGGAAGAGGTCCGCATCCACAAGGTCCGCGTCATCGTGTCGCTGATCGGCGTGCTGATCGCGGTCGCCGCGATGACGGTGATCACCGCGCTGGGCGACATGGCCCGGCAGGCCAACGCCGAGCACTCCGAGCGCACCAGCGGCCGTCCCGCGACGCTGCAGGTCAGCGCCTGGCCGCTGGACGGCTCGATGCCGCCGGAGGGCGCCCTGACGGAGGCCTTCGGCGAGATCGTCGAGCGGCACTCGATCGAGTACTCGTCGATCCTGAGCACCTCGGAGCTGCGGTTCCGGTTCGCCGACGGCACCGAGCCCGTGTGGGCCACCTTCGTCGACCGGTCCTACGGTGAGATGCACCGCATCGAGCCGCTGGAGGGTCGCTGGTTCACCGACGCCGACGAGCGCCGGTTCGCCCCGGCCGCGGTGGTGAACCAGACGCTGCACGAGCGGCTGGGCGCGCCGGACCTGCGCACGAACCCGACCGTGGTGATCGGGGGCGAGCGACCGGTCCGCGCCACCGTTGTCGGTGTCACCCCGGACGCCTACAGCGACGAGATGCAGTCGGCGTACCTGCTCAACACGCACCAGGCGCAGTGGGGGTTCCAGGGCCAGTACCCCGCCGCACCGTCGCTGGAGGTGTGGGTGCCGCCGGACAGCGCGGACCAGCTGACCGAGGTGGTCACGTCCGACCTGCGCAGCATGCTGGGCGACGAACTGCAGGTCGACGTCTACCGCGTCGACCCGTCCGACTTCGACCTCATCGACAGCCAGCTGCAGTGGGTCATCCGCGGCGTCAGCGTCATCGCGCTGGGCATGGGCGCGCTGGGCCTGCTGAACATCGCGCTGGTGACGGTCCGGTACCGGGTCCGCGAGATCGGCGTGCGGCGCAGCTTCGGCGCGACGTCGGGCCGGGTGTTCTTCTCGGTGATGATGGAGAGCGTGTTCGCGACGCTGGTCGCCGGGCTGGCCGGCGTCATCCTGGCCATCGCGATCGTCAGGAACGTGCCGATCGAGGAGCTCATCGGCGGCGGCAACATCACCGACGTGCCGGCGTTCCCGGTCCGCGCCGCGGTCGAAGGCCTGGTCGCGGCGACGGTGGTCGGGGCCCTCGCGGGCATCCTCCCCGCCACCGTCGCCGTCCGGGTGAAGGTGATCGACGCGATCCGCTTCTGA
- a CDS encoding efflux RND transporter periplasmic adaptor subunit — translation MGVTRRIVLPTIKILLLAAIAVAAVRLAFGGDDDESAAGGDPAVPSVEIVQPEVPASIGTVVNTVEVEAVITSDAPTPIRATDAGEVTVFLADPGDIVEEGDPLVEVVFEEEGEPTTETDDEGNEVEVPGEPVRRFRTIEAATAGTVGEYDVLVGETVVVGDTLGSIATGGFTVSGSLSAEQQYRLVSGPTSAEVQARGGPAPFACTELSTGRSASGDDGGGGAEGGDGGAAPPEDPMAPDQGGGGSSTAISCTVPPDVTVFDGLAATMVIEAGRAENVLVVPVTAVEGAFETGNVWVPGPDGEPVETPVTLGLTDGELVEVREGLAEGDLILEFVPGVADEEELAPDMMGQAG, via the coding sequence GTGGGCGTCACCCGCCGCATCGTCCTGCCGACGATCAAGATCCTGCTGCTGGCCGCCATTGCGGTGGCCGCGGTCCGCCTCGCGTTCGGTGGCGACGACGACGAGTCGGCCGCCGGCGGCGACCCGGCGGTGCCGTCCGTCGAGATCGTCCAGCCGGAGGTCCCGGCCAGCATCGGCACCGTCGTCAACACCGTCGAGGTCGAGGCGGTCATCACGTCCGACGCGCCGACGCCGATCCGCGCGACCGACGCCGGCGAGGTGACGGTGTTCCTCGCCGACCCCGGCGACATCGTCGAGGAGGGCGACCCGCTGGTCGAGGTCGTGTTCGAGGAGGAGGGCGAGCCGACCACCGAGACCGACGACGAGGGCAACGAGGTCGAGGTGCCGGGCGAGCCGGTCCGCCGGTTCCGCACCATCGAGGCGGCCACCGCGGGCACCGTCGGCGAGTACGACGTGCTGGTCGGCGAGACCGTCGTGGTCGGCGACACCCTCGGCAGCATCGCCACCGGCGGCTTCACGGTGTCCGGCTCGCTGTCCGCGGAGCAGCAGTACCGCCTGGTCAGCGGCCCGACGTCGGCAGAGGTCCAGGCCCGCGGCGGCCCCGCCCCGTTCGCCTGCACCGAGCTGAGCACCGGCCGGTCCGCGTCCGGCGACGACGGAGGCGGCGGCGCCGAGGGCGGTGACGGAGGCGCCGCGCCGCCCGAGGACCCGATGGCGCCGGACCAGGGTGGCGGCGGCTCCAGCACGGCCATCTCGTGCACCGTCCCGCCCGATGTCACCGTGTTCGACGGGCTGGCCGCCACGATGGTCATCGAGGCCGGACGGGCCGAGAACGTGCTGGTCGTGCCGGTGACGGCGGTCGAGGGCGCGTTCGAGACGGGCAACGTCTGGGTGCCCGGCCCCGACGGCGAGCCGGTCGAGACGCCGGTGACGCTCGGGCTCACCGACGGCGAGCTGGTCGAGGTCCGCGAAGGGCTGGCCGAGGGCGACCTGATCCTCGAGTTCGTGCCCGGTGTGGCCGACGAGGAGGAGCTCGCTCCGGACATGATGGGCCAGGCCGGATGA
- a CDS encoding ABC transporter ATP-binding protein — MSLIDLDGVSRSVILPDGERLEILRGVTFAIDAGEHVSIVGRSGSGKSTLLNLMGLLDTPTEGEYLLEGRPTSGLSQRRRARLRGAGFGFVFQQFNLLPGRTALANVAAPLLYAGGREFWSRRRLAHDMLERVGLGERADTMPEKLSGGEQQRVAIARSLIRRPRVILCDEPTGALDVQTGTEIMDLLDAIAAETGSTLVTITHDTMVAARAHRHYRLDAGVLTPLDRSALDAPRQVVAS; from the coding sequence ATGAGCCTCATCGACCTGGACGGCGTCAGCCGCTCGGTGATCCTGCCCGACGGCGAGCGTCTCGAGATCCTCCGCGGCGTCACCTTCGCCATCGACGCGGGCGAGCACGTGTCCATCGTCGGCCGGTCCGGGTCGGGCAAGTCGACGCTGCTCAACCTCATGGGACTGCTCGACACCCCGACCGAGGGTGAGTACCTGCTCGAGGGCCGGCCCACCAGCGGGCTGTCGCAGCGGCGCCGGGCGCGGCTGCGCGGTGCCGGGTTCGGTTTCGTGTTCCAGCAGTTCAACCTGCTGCCCGGCCGGACGGCGCTGGCCAACGTCGCCGCGCCGCTGCTGTACGCGGGCGGCCGCGAGTTCTGGAGCCGGCGCCGGCTGGCCCACGACATGCTGGAGCGCGTCGGCCTCGGCGAGCGCGCCGACACCATGCCGGAGAAGCTGTCCGGCGGCGAGCAGCAACGGGTCGCCATCGCGCGCAGCCTGATCCGCCGGCCGCGGGTGATCCTGTGCGACGAGCCGACCGGCGCGCTGGACGTGCAGACCGGCACCGAGATCATGGACCTCCTCGACGCCATCGCCGCCGAGACCGGGTCGACGCTGGTCACGATCACGCACGACACGATGGTGGCGGCCCGGGCGCACCGGCACTACCGGCTCGACGCCGGTGTGCTCACCCCGCTGGACCGCTCCGCGCTGGACGCGCCCCGTCAGGTGGTCGCGTCGTGA
- a CDS encoding M48 family metallopeptidase: MTTEPDRSRVRFPDLSSRAYEHPADRGALVALRSLRGFDVLLRKMSGLFNERSLRLHYLSSAVRVGETQFRDVYQDLVDAAHILDVERPELYVIQDPNPRAMAIGTDKPFIVVTTGLFDLLDPEERRVAIGHEVGHILSGHAVYRTLLLMLTRLALRVAWIPLGYVGLRAIVFALEEWQRKSELSADRAGLLSSQDPDAAKRSLMKIAGGSRLAEMDIDAFLQQAREYDAGEDARDSVIKLMSLMGRTHPQAVIRLAELDRWAASGEYSRILAGDYPRRSDDRDASVSQEVRNAAKSYQESWSRTSDPLISTLRDIFSNVGDAGGKLFDNITNRMRRPSDDQ; this comes from the coding sequence ATGACGACCGAGCCCGATCGCAGCCGTGTCCGCTTCCCCGACCTCAGCTCGCGCGCGTACGAGCACCCCGCCGACCGCGGCGCGCTGGTCGCCCTGCGGTCGCTGCGCGGGTTCGACGTCCTGTTGCGCAAGATGTCAGGCCTGTTCAACGAGCGCAGCCTGCGGCTGCACTACCTGTCCAGCGCGGTCCGGGTCGGCGAGACCCAGTTCCGCGACGTCTACCAGGACCTCGTCGACGCCGCCCACATCCTCGACGTCGAGCGGCCCGAACTCTACGTCATCCAGGACCCCAACCCGCGGGCGATGGCCATCGGCACCGACAAGCCGTTCATCGTCGTCACGACCGGGCTGTTCGACCTGCTCGACCCCGAGGAGCGGCGGGTCGCCATCGGCCACGAGGTCGGGCACATCCTGTCCGGGCACGCCGTGTACCGCACGCTGCTGCTCATGCTGACGCGGCTGGCGCTGCGGGTCGCGTGGATCCCGCTCGGCTACGTCGGGCTGCGGGCCATCGTGTTCGCGCTCGAGGAGTGGCAGCGCAAGTCCGAGCTGTCCGCCGACCGCGCCGGGTTGCTGTCGTCACAGGACCCCGACGCCGCGAAGCGCTCGCTGATGAAGATCGCCGGCGGCTCGCGGCTGGCCGAGATGGACATCGACGCGTTCCTGCAGCAGGCCCGCGAGTACGACGCCGGCGAGGACGCCCGCGACAGCGTCATCAAGCTGATGAGCCTGATGGGCCGCACGCACCCGCAGGCCGTCATCCGGCTGGCCGAGCTGGACCGCTGGGCGGCGTCCGGCGAGTACAGCCGCATCCTCGCCGGCGACTACCCGCGCCGCTCCGACGACCGCGACGCCTCCGTCAGCCAGGAGGTCCGCAACGCGGCGAAGTCGTACCAGGAGTCGTGGAGCCGCACGTCCGACCCGCTGATCAGCACGCTGCGCGACATCTTCAGCAACGTCGGCGACGCGGGCGGCAAGCTGTTCGACAACATCACCAACCGCATGCGCCGTCCGTCCGACGATCAGTAG
- a CDS encoding proteasome assembly chaperone family protein translates to MSSRSELYELVEEPSGLESPVLVYWFDGFVDAGRAGGGLVDHLLATLDTEVVARFDVDALIDYRARRPEMRFADGAFQDYDAPELTLRLVRDDVGAPFLLLSGPEPDVRWEAFVSAVTDLIERLGVRLSIGVHGIPNPVPHTRPLSVLTHANRPGLLDESALVDVELRVPGNIASLLEYRLGQSGHDAIGLVARVPHYLAESEYPQSSLTLLRALSASTGLLLPSGELAEAARRTDELVREQVEGNDQVAKVVHALENQYDAFAGGDARGSLIAEQRAVPSADEIGAELEQFLADLDDRPDADDTYPDDDTDEDPGDR, encoded by the coding sequence ATGTCGAGCCGCAGTGAGCTGTACGAGCTCGTCGAGGAGCCGTCCGGGCTGGAGTCGCCCGTTCTGGTCTACTGGTTCGACGGTTTCGTCGACGCGGGCCGGGCCGGCGGCGGTCTCGTCGATCATCTGCTCGCGACCCTCGACACCGAGGTCGTGGCGCGGTTCGACGTCGACGCACTGATCGACTATCGGGCCCGGCGCCCGGAGATGCGCTTCGCCGACGGCGCGTTCCAGGACTACGACGCGCCCGAGCTGACGTTGCGGCTGGTCCGCGACGACGTCGGCGCGCCGTTCCTGCTGCTGTCCGGCCCCGAGCCGGACGTGCGCTGGGAGGCGTTCGTCTCCGCCGTCACCGACCTGATCGAGCGGCTGGGCGTGCGCCTGTCCATCGGCGTCCACGGCATCCCGAACCCGGTGCCGCATACCCGCCCGCTGAGCGTCCTGACCCACGCCAACCGCCCCGGCCTGCTCGACGAGTCCGCGCTGGTCGACGTCGAGCTGCGGGTGCCGGGCAACATCGCGTCGCTGCTGGAGTACCGGCTCGGCCAGTCCGGCCACGACGCCATCGGGCTGGTGGCCCGCGTCCCGCACTACCTCGCCGAGTCCGAGTACCCGCAGTCGTCGCTGACGTTGCTGCGGGCGCTGAGCGCCAGCACCGGCCTGCTGCTGCCGTCCGGCGAGCTGGCCGAGGCCGCGCGCCGCACCGACGAGCTGGTCCGCGAGCAGGTCGAAGGCAACGACCAGGTCGCCAAGGTGGTCCACGCGCTGGAGAACCAGTACGACGCCTTCGCCGGCGGCGACGCGCGCGGCAGCCTCATCGCCGAGCAGCGGGCCGTCCCCAGCGCCGACGAGATCGGCGCCGAGCTCGAGCAGTTCCTCGCCGACCTCGACGACCGACCCGACGCGGACGACACCTACCCCGACGACGACACCGACGAGGACCCCGGCGACCGCTGA